A genomic segment from Malaclemys terrapin pileata isolate rMalTer1 chromosome 1, rMalTer1.hap1, whole genome shotgun sequence encodes:
- the LOC128832167 gene encoding LOW QUALITY PROTEIN: olfactory receptor 52I2-like (The sequence of the model RefSeq protein was modified relative to this genomic sequence to represent the inferred CDS: substituted 1 base at 1 genomic stop codon), giving the protein MGIPGLEASHVWMGIPFCSMYIIALLGNSMILIIVRLDQTLHEPMYYFLCMLAAIDLVMATSIVPKMLGIFWLNSMEIAFDACFTQMFFVHSITAAESGVLLAMAFDRYVAICYPLRYQAILTRQKVTQIGLAILLRAGLVMTPVTWMMKRXPYCGSNVIAHSYCEHMAVVKLACADPRAISQYCVVGPTLLVGTDTAFISVSYGMILRAVLRLAEKEARLKAIGTCGSHLCVMLLYYLPGMASIYTQSFGQGVARWTQVLLADLYLTLPPMLNPVIYSMRTKQVQDAVLKVFGPKKDPV; this is encoded by the coding sequence ATGGGCATCCCAGGGCTGGAAGCTTCCCATGTCTGGATGGGAATCCCTTTCTGTTCAATGTACATCATTGCGCTGCTAGGAAACAGCATGATTCTGATTATTGTCAGGTTAGATCAGACCCTCCATGaacccatgtactatttcctgtGCATGCTCGCGGCCATCGATTTAGTCATGGCTACTTCCATCGTTCCCAAGATGCTCGGCATATTCTGGCTGAACTCGATGGAGATTGCTTTCGATGCCTGTTTCACGCAGATGTTCTTCGTTCATTCCATCACAGCTGCGGAATCAGGGGTGCTCTTGGCAATGGCCTTTGACAGATATGTCGCCATCTGTTACCCTCTGAGGTACCAGGCCATCTTAACGCGCCAAAAGGTGACACAGATAGGCCTGGCCATTCTGCTGAGAGCTGGCCTTGTCATGACTCCGGTCACCTGGATGATGAAGCGCTAACCCTACTGCGGCTCCAACGTGATTGCCCATTCGTACTGCGAGCACATGgctgtggtgaagctggcctgcgcAGATCCCCGAGCCATCAGTCAGTACTGCGTGGTTGGGCCCACGCTCCTCGTCGGGACTGACACAGCCTTCATCTCCGTGTCTTACGGAATGATCCTTCGAGCTGTCCTGCGGCTTGCCGAGAAGGAAGCGCGCCTCAAGGCCATTGGCACCTGCGGATCCCACCTCTGCGTGATGCTGCTCTATTATCTTCCAGGCATGGCTTCCATATACACACAGAGCTTTGGCCAGGGGGTGGCTCGCTGGACTCAGGTTCTGCTGGCCGACCTCTACCTCACCCTTCCCCCCATGCTAAACCCGGTCATTTACAGCATGAGGACAAAGCAGGTGCAGGACGCAGTGCTGAAGGTCTTTGGGCCCAAGAAGGATCCGGTCTAA